The following is a genomic window from Anopheles aquasalis chromosome 3, idAnoAquaMG_Q_19, whole genome shotgun sequence.
TGCTCCTCCGCCTCCTTGGTGCTGATCTCGGAGTTGTCGATGATCTTGAGATCCTTCTTGCTACGCTCGAACGATTCGTACGCCTGCTGGTTTACGACGGTTTTCAGGTCACTCTTGGAGAAGTCGCCACTCTGCAGTTCCTTCGCCTTGTTGAGGATGTCCTTCGCGTAGAAGCGCAGCTCGCCCAGCTCCGTACCATGCTGGTTCAGATAGTTCGCTATCACGTCCCAGCGGGAGATCGTGCCGGCCGGGAACAGGTTGACCGCCTTGATCAGCAGCTGCACGTTCTCGTGCGACCACAGTGCCTTCCGGTTTACCACCTTCAGACCCGCGTTGTTCGGTATTGCGTTCGATTGCTGTACTACCGCTGCCCGACGTTCCGCATCGAGCTTCGTCTCGAGCTCGTCCAGTGCCTTCACGAACACGTCCCGGCCGCCAGTCGCGAGCTCTTTGTTGAAATcctgcagctccagcagcttgAACGATTCGATCAGCTTCTCGACGCCCTCCAGATGCTTCAGACGCTCCTTGTCGTCCGTCGCGAAGTACTCTTTGCTCTTGGCCGTATCACGGAGCTGCTTGCGCTCCTTCTTCAGCAGTCGCTTGGTGCGCTCGCGCTCCACCTGGATCTGCTCAATACGCTTCTGCTCTGCCTCTTCGGCTCGTTGCTTAGCAGCTGCCGCTTCCTTGGCGACACGCTCCTCCTCGGCTTTCTGCGCTTGATAGGCATTTTGCTTCGCTCGCTTAGCCGCCAGCTTGCGTTCCTTCTCTTCGCGTTTAAATCGCACCACACGGGGATCACTATTGTACGCCAGATCAACCAGCGCCCGGATACGGGCCGATTCCTCCTTCTTGCGCTTCAACCGGATCGCCTTGTTTTGCTTCTCGATCCATCGGCGCTCCTCCCGATCCTGACCCTTATCCTTATCCTCCTCGTCCAGGTAGCTAAACTCACGCCAGCTCTGAAAGTTGTACCAAAAGTCGTAGAAGTCTTCCACCTGCTCCCGCGGCGTATTGTCGTCACCGAGCAGTGGGGCCGCccgtttcgattcgttccaGCGAGCATTCCGACGAAACACGTCGCGCAGCGCACCGTAAAAGTCCTTGTCGATCTCCGACTGCGACGGTAGCGCATCGTCAAACtcgggatcgatcgaatcgaacgcgCGGCGGTTCTTCAGCGAACCGAGCGTCTCATACGCCATCGTGATGCAATGGAAATAATCGTCATCCTGTTTCACTTCCTCGCCCAGCGCTTTCCGCTTGTCCGGATGGTGTTTCAGCACGATCTTGCGGTAGGCACGCTTGATGTCCTCATCCGTCGCCACAAACCTGCATGCCAAGGAATGGTGTTAGTTAGTCTAGAGCAATTGAGCGATTCATCCAATCGAGGGAAAATTCCTGCTCTTACCTCATCCGTTTCAGACCGAGCACGGCATAGTGATCCTGGTTCTTCCAGTCCTTCGGGTCCAAGCTCTTCAGATAGTCGATATCCACCTCGAACAGTTCCTCGAACAGTGCTTCCGGGTCGATGACTTCCTCCTGGTCTGGTGGCAGTTTTCCGGCCGCGATCAGCTCCGTCTTGGTCGGTGGGCACTTgggatcgatcggtttcgtctCGTGTAGGTACTGCAGATACTCGAAACCCTCGGCCCACTGCTCGCCGGCCTTACTGCGCCGCACATCGTAGTTCGTTCGCAAGGCAACAGTTAGCACACGTCCTTCCGTCTTCTCGCcgctggccaccgccatcgtcgtcccgTGTTCTAATTTGTGTCAGCGCGCGCCTTTcaatgtgtgtacgtgtgcctgtgcctgtgtcgCGAAGGGAGGGATCTCTCGTGCAGCTGTGCTTTTTTCCGCCTTCGGCAATAGGTTCCTTTATGTAACACTAGAATCGGGTGTCCGCCGCTACTTGGGAGGGCGGTCTCACTTTGCACTGCCCCAGCAGTGCACGGCAGCTCGACACAAGAGACGACGAcagcacctaacctcaaaCACGTGGGTCGTAAAGTTCATCGAAGTAGacaggcgctgctgctgctgccgtttcgGCTCGTTCGGCGGTCGCCGCTGCTTGGCTTCAACTTTCCCGACCGTACCGCCAACTTTTCACTGCTGCTCATCGCCTTCCGGGCGGCTGGTTCCTGCTTGGTTGGTTCCGCGGTGATCCGGCTCGGTTTTCAGCCACAGCGTGACAATCGCATAGCTCCGCACTTTTCTGGTGGAATTTCTCGCGATTTTCACAGATGCTGACTGCTCGGGCTCCTCTCTGCTCTcgaccgcaaaaaaaaactcgcgcGGGCTTTTGACAGCTCCGGATCGAGCAAGAATCTACGTGAATTAACCGGATTTTCGAACATTTTCGAAAGTGCCGAAAGTTCATCCGTTTGACATCTCATGAACCTCCctatctcgctctcgtttACTCATcgatcctttttctctcttacACCCACGAACGCACCGAAAACATCCCGAATGTAAACAAATATTTGGGCCGCAATTTATTACTTACCAGCGAAACAAACTCCAACCGGGCGTGCTTGGAAAGGTGATCGAGAATGCAATTGATGCCCTGCACCGCCACCTGATGATACGTGAGCGTATTTTCCGTGATCACACTGCCACTGTTCAAGCCGGGATTCGGGATCGGCCGCGTCATCGACAGCGACACATCGAGCGCAATAATGGTCGGCATGTCGACGAGGCCACACCGTGCTGGGGTGTTTTTGAGTGCAGAGAAACCGCAATACCGTGCAGAAGTACCTAGGAATGCTTCGAAAACACCCAAAATCCGCGTTCCCGTTGAACCCGCTCGTTCGGCTTTGCATCTGTCAAATCGGAATGAACCACAAACGTCACTGGCTCATGTGTTCATCGTGCAGCGGCCGATGATGGCTTGATATCGCGCGCCAAACTGTTTGTTGCctaaacacaaaataacaaaacaatcgCCAAACAAATGGTCTCCAGAAACGAAAAGAGATAATAGGCCGCTTGTGGGTTGGTACTGCGGAGTGGACGGCACAATCGTGGAAATCAGTAACCAAGTACAaaagacacaacacaacgcaagCCGCAGCAGAATGCCGAAAGCCGTGGTGCAGAAAGAGGAGAACAGCAGCGATGGAAATCGTTCGTCGGTGTTAAAACGCAAGAATCCGCATCCGGTACGGGATCTGTTCAAACCCCATGGTGAAACACAGCAGGTGTGCCGCTACTGCGGCTGGGTGACGCGCGAAAACGCCACCCGGATGGTGAAACACATCATCAGCGTGTGCAAAAAGGTTCCGGCCAACACCCGGGACTCGATGCAGAACCTGGTGGAGTCGAATGCCGAACGCGAGAACCGATCACTGTTGTCCGGGCACAACAAGAAGGACATCCACAGCTACTTCCGCCAGTGCGACAATGGCAAGAAGCGGGAGTGTAAGTACTGCGAGTGGAAAACGATACTGAATTTGACGCGGATGCGGAACCACCTAGTGATGGTGTGCAAGGAGGTACCGGTGTCCATCCGGGCCCAGTTCCTGAAGCTGGAGCTGGCCGAAGCGAAGGAGGAACCGGAAGAGACGATTGTACCGAATTACGACACGTTCCGTATCGTGAACGTGCTGGAAGGTGGGGTGCGCAAGGATTTCGAGGTCATCTCCTCCGACCAGTTGCCGGAGGAGGTGGACTCACTCGAGATGGTGCCCGAGGACGGAGAGGCCACAAATCAGGACAGTACCTACTACTACGAGGTAAACCGAGAGGAGGGCTACATCATTCAGCAGATGGACGATAACGATCAGCAAACGGCCAACGAGGGCATATCGCTCGAAATAGCGGAAGAGAGTTGTGACGCTTCGGAATCCCCTTCCCTACGCCAGAAGAGCGATGCACAACAACAGaggcgacagcagcagcagcaacagcagagttCAACCATGGCCAATAATCTCGAACTCGTATCAGAGGATTCAactgaagaagatgaagatgatggtacGATCGAAGatgagaagcagcaggagcagcagcagtacgaaaCGGAGCGACAATCGATTGAACATGAAGCTGCCGAAGACACGATACTCGAACTGAACAGCTGCTTCTGGTGCCAGAAATcgttgatggaaaatggtggcacaGCGGTCATGCGAGACCGAAAGCTCTACTGTTCCCGTGCATGTGCGTGCGCCATGGCGagggaaaaccaaaaccctTCCGAGCGACGACAGACGACAAAGCCGGAATCATCCCGGACGTTCCCTTCCACCTCATCGATCGCCCCCAAAGGATCGTCCACACCGATTCAACCGAAATCGAACCAAGGGACAGCGAGGGAAATTTCACTTCAAAAACGAATTCTACTCGGATCGAAACCAATCTTGCGACAAAAGGTGGCGGCAGTCGCTTCACCGAGTACGCAGCCGTTAGTAAACATTCCG
Proteins encoded in this region:
- the LOC126578397 gene encoding dnaJ homolog subfamily C member 2, with the translated sequence MAVASGEKTEGRVLTVALRTNYDVRRSKAGEQWAEGFEYLQYLHETKPIDPKCPPTKTELIAAGKLPPDQEEVIDPEALFEELFEVDIDYLKSLDPKDWKNQDHYAVLGLKRMRFVATDEDIKRAYRKIVLKHHPDKRKALGEEVKQDDDYFHCITMAYETLGSLKNRRAFDSIDPEFDDALPSQSEIDKDFYGALRDVFRRNARWNESKRAAPLLGDDNTPREQVEDFYDFWYNFQSWREFSYLDEEDKDKGQDREERRWIEKQNKAIRLKRKKEESARIRALVDLAYNSDPRVVRFKREEKERKLAAKRAKQNAYQAQKAEEERVAKEAAAAKQRAEEAEQKRIEQIQVERERTKRLLKKERKQLRDTAKSKEYFATDDKERLKHLEGVEKLIESFKLLELQDFNKELATGGRDVFVKALDELETKLDAERRAAVVQQSNAIPNNAGLKVVNRKALWSHENVQLLIKAVNLFPAGTISRWDVIANYLNQHGTELGELRFYAKDILNKAKELQSGDFSKSDLKTVVNQQAYESFERSKKDLKIIDNSEISTKEAEEQEAQEKQNAARTAKAKAKAAPATTTARQNGSADNSGKPPMVNGRHNDTATTADADGSSEGKENRNKQPKQQSQQQTVVNGDGNKAAGESATAVPAGDGGGKAAPKASKKDKEAAANRVWSKEEQALLEQAIKTYPVSCGADRWDRIAECIPNRTKKDCMRRVKELVDLVNAKREAQQGVK
- the LOC126578398 gene encoding uncharacterized protein LOC126578398, with protein sequence MPKAVVQKEENSSDGNRSSVLKRKNPHPVRDLFKPHGETQQVCRYCGWVTRENATRMVKHIISVCKKVPANTRDSMQNLVESNAERENRSLLSGHNKKDIHSYFRQCDNGKKRECKYCEWKTILNLTRMRNHLVMVCKEVPVSIRAQFLKLELAEAKEEPEETIVPNYDTFRIVNVLEGGVRKDFEVISSDQLPEEVDSLEMVPEDGEATNQDSTYYYEVNREEGYIIQQMDDNDQQTANEGISLEIAEESCDASESPSLRQKSDAQQQRRQQQQQQQSSTMANNLELVSEDSTEEDEDDGTIEDEKQQEQQQYETERQSIEHEAAEDTILELNSCFWCQKSLMENGGTAVMRDRKLYCSRACACAMARENQNPSERRQTTKPESSRTFPSTSSIAPKGSSTPIQPKSNQGTAREISLQKRILLGSKPILRQKVAAVASPSTQPLVNIPLSPRKRANNGQLVRSREVSIIRKEDTPKRIRVESPKPTKEVVKGATPIRSSTSSMVSEAAVSDEGSCHSFGGGQVYPQEAPQSVDHKLQYTKAVISRPAPDFEATAVVDGAFKKVKLSDYLGKYLVFFFYPLDFTFVCPTEILAFSDRVAEFRKLNTEVIAASIDSHFTHLAWINTPRKEGGLGKINIPLVSDITHSIAKDYGVFLDDLGHTLRGLFIIDNRGILRQITMNDLPVGRSVDETLRLVQAFQYTDKHGEVCPAGWKPGQDTIVPNPEAKIKYFEKNN